The Streptomyces sp. Je 1-332 genome has a window encoding:
- a CDS encoding pirin family protein, translating to MIDVRRSGERYRGGEPAAGIETFHAFSFGPHYDPDNLRFGAVLACNEERLAPGAGFDEHPHSHTEIVTWVVEGELTHRDSAGHESVVRPGDVQHLSAAGGVRHVERNDGGDPLVFVQMWLSPLTPGGEPSYEVVHGIADSTPYAVPAAGALLHVRRLAPGERTAIPDAPFAYVHVVRGEVHVADETLTPGDAARITDGEDLEAVAGPGGAAELLVWEMTGG from the coding sequence GTGATTGATGTACGGCGCTCCGGCGAGCGGTACCGCGGCGGCGAGCCCGCCGCCGGTATCGAAACCTTCCACGCCTTCTCCTTCGGGCCGCACTACGACCCGGACAACCTCCGCTTCGGCGCGGTCCTGGCCTGCAACGAGGAGCGTCTGGCGCCCGGCGCGGGCTTCGACGAACACCCGCACAGCCACACGGAGATCGTGACCTGGGTGGTGGAGGGCGAACTCACCCACCGCGACTCGGCCGGTCACGAGTCGGTCGTACGCCCCGGGGACGTCCAGCACCTGAGCGCGGCGGGCGGCGTCCGCCATGTGGAACGCAACGACGGCGGCGACCCGTTGGTCTTCGTGCAGATGTGGCTCTCCCCGCTGACGCCGGGCGGCGAGCCGTCCTACGAGGTGGTCCACGGCATCGCGGACTCCACTCCCTACGCGGTACCGGCGGCGGGCGCGCTCCTGCATGTCCGCAGACTCGCCCCGGGCGAGCGCACCGCCATCCCTGACGCCCCCTTCGCGTACGTCCACGTCGTACGCGGCGAAGTCCACGTGGCCGACGAAACCCTGACCCCGGGCGACGCGGCCCGCATCACGGACGGGGAGGACCTGGAGGCAGTGGCGGGACCCGGGGGAGCGGCGGAGCTGCTGGTGTGGGAGATGACGGGGGGCTGA
- the fasR gene encoding fatty acid biosynthesis transcriptional regulator FasR: MKRLEQSAGSLAAQAIARMDETLSWYRAMPPENRSWIGLVAQAGIAAFTEWFRHPDAPQAISTDVFGTAPRELTRAITLRQTVEMVRTTIEVMESAVDEIAAPGDESILREALLVYAREIAFATAQVYAQAAEARGAWDARLESLVVNAVLSGEADEGAVSRAAALGWNSPEHVCVVLGTAPDGDSELTVEAIRRAARHAKLQVLTGVLGDRLVVIAGGSDNPLQVAKGLIGPYAAGPVVAGPIVPDLLAATRSAQAAAAGLKACAAWQDAPRPVLADDLLPERAIASDPAAREQLVEEIYRPLEEAGSALLETLSVYLEQASSLEGAARMLFVHPNTVRYRLRRVTDVTGWSPSDVRSAFTLRIALILGRLADGDLQP, translated from the coding sequence CTGAAGCGCCTCGAGCAGTCGGCCGGCAGTCTCGCGGCGCAGGCCATCGCGCGCATGGACGAGACCCTGTCCTGGTACCGGGCGATGCCCCCCGAGAACCGGTCGTGGATCGGTCTGGTCGCGCAGGCCGGTATCGCCGCGTTCACCGAGTGGTTCCGGCATCCCGACGCCCCCCAGGCCATCTCCACCGACGTCTTCGGCACCGCCCCGCGCGAGCTGACCAGGGCGATCACCCTGCGCCAGACGGTGGAGATGGTGCGTACGACGATCGAGGTGATGGAGTCCGCGGTCGACGAGATCGCGGCCCCCGGAGACGAGTCCATCCTCCGCGAGGCGCTCCTGGTGTACGCACGCGAGATCGCCTTCGCCACGGCGCAGGTCTACGCGCAGGCCGCCGAGGCACGCGGTGCCTGGGATGCCCGCCTGGAGTCCCTCGTCGTGAACGCGGTGCTCTCCGGGGAGGCCGACGAAGGGGCCGTGTCGCGCGCCGCCGCGCTCGGCTGGAACTCCCCCGAGCATGTCTGTGTCGTCCTCGGCACCGCGCCCGACGGCGACAGCGAACTCACCGTCGAAGCCATCCGTCGCGCCGCGCGGCACGCCAAACTGCAGGTCCTCACCGGTGTGCTGGGCGACCGTCTGGTCGTCATCGCGGGCGGCAGCGACAATCCGCTGCAGGTCGCCAAGGGTCTGATCGGGCCGTACGCGGCCGGGCCCGTCGTCGCCGGACCCATTGTCCCCGACCTGCTGGCCGCCACCCGGTCCGCGCAGGCCGCGGCGGCCGGGCTCAAGGCCTGCGCCGCCTGGCAGGACGCCCCGCGTCCCGTCCTGGCGGACGATCTCCTGCCGGAGCGCGCGATCGCGAGCGATCCCGCCGCGCGTGAGCAGTTGGTGGAGGAGATCTACAGACCACTGGAGGAAGCGGGTTCCGCGCTCCTGGAGACGCTCAGCGTCTATCTGGAACAAGCCAGCAGCCTCGAAGGCGCGGCCCGGATGCTCTTCGTGCACCCCAACACCGTGCGCTACCGGCTGCGACGTGTGACTGACGTCACCGGCTGGTCGCCATCGGACGTACGCTCCGCGTTCACGCTGCGGATCGCGCTCATCCTGGGGCGTCTGGCCGACGGAGATCTCCAACCGTAG